One Keratinibaculum paraultunense genomic window carries:
- a CDS encoding Na+/H+ antiporter NhaC family protein has protein sequence MAISIAKFKADPHIPMLIGTMFAALIALKIGYSWNEIEKSMFDGIYQALQAVVILAIIGLLIGVWLLAGVVPSMIYYGLHILKPQIFLVATLIICSITSIATGTSWGTAGTMGLALMGIASGLGIPAPIAAGAIISGAYFGDKLSPLSDTTNLAPAVSGTDVFTHIKFMLKSTLIVYIICAILYLFLGFKYVGSSANMSSIVTIQEGLASAFNISPLLLLPPLAVIISIAFKVPAIPGITIGIILGIIEAFIFQGANFGQILSASYSGFVSNTGIQE, from the coding sequence ATGGCAATAAGTATTGCAAAATTTAAAGCAGATCCTCATATTCCAATGTTAATAGGAACAATGTTTGCTGCTCTTATTGCTCTAAAAATAGGATATAGTTGGAATGAAATTGAAAAAAGCATGTTTGACGGTATTTATCAAGCATTACAAGCAGTAGTTATCCTTGCAATTATAGGTCTTTTAATTGGTGTTTGGCTGTTAGCAGGAGTAGTTCCCAGTATGATTTATTATGGATTACATATACTAAAACCTCAAATATTTCTAGTAGCTACATTGATTATATGTTCTATTACTTCCATTGCAACAGGAACCAGCTGGGGAACAGCTGGCACCATGGGGCTTGCATTAATGGGCATTGCCTCAGGACTAGGAATACCTGCACCTATTGCAGCTGGAGCCATTATTTCTGGGGCTTATTTTGGGGATAAATTATCTCCATTATCTGATACAACTAATTTAGCACCTGCAGTTTCAGGTACTGATGTATTTACACATATTAAGTTTATGCTCAAGAGTACCTTAATAGTTTATATTATATGTGCAATATTATATTTATTCTTAGGTTTTAAGTATGTAGGTTCATCTGCAAATATGTCTTCTATTGTTACAATACAAGAAGGTTTAGCTTCAGCATTTAATATTTCGCCATTATTACTACTTCCACCTTTAGCAGTAATTATCTCAATTGCATTTAAAGTTCCTGCTATACCTGGAATAACTATTGGGATAATACTAGGAATCATTGAAGCTTTTATATTTCAAGGTGCAAATTTCGGTCAAATTTTAAGTGCTAGTTATAGCGGTTTTGTTAGTAATACAGGAATACAGGAATAA
- a CDS encoding Na+/H+ antiporter NhaC family protein, with amino-acid sequence MMYSISLTIIAMMFGGIMEKTGQLEVIVEVLLRKIKSVTGLITMTVFTCIFSNMTMPEQYISIVVPGSWNTCGVFMTGILGVSTFQYGKWAFFNYLMPIAVILLSIPGITVAKIEDDPDTIIETKEI; translated from the coding sequence ATGATGTACTCTATCTCTTTAACTATAATAGCCATGATGTTTGGTGGTATCATGGAAAAAACAGGACAATTAGAAGTTATAGTAGAAGTCCTTTTAAGAAAAATAAAGAGTGTTACTGGACTAATAACCATGACAGTATTTACTTGTATTTTCAGCAATATGACCATGCCAGAACAATATATTTCCATTGTAGTGCCAGGAAGTTGGAATACATGTGGTGTGTTTATGACAGGAATATTAGGAGTTTCTACTTTTCAATATGGGAAATGGGCATTTTTCAACTATCTAATGCCAATTGCTGTCATTTTATTAAGTATACCTGGTATAACAGTAGCCAAAATTGAAGACGATCCAGATACAATAATAGAAACTAAAGAAATATGA
- the gpmI gene encoding 2,3-bisphosphoglycerate-independent phosphoglycerate mutase: MIKPTMLIILDGWGLGKEYEGNAIYLADTPNFDRYLKKYPNTKLEASGMAVGLPDGQMGNSEVGHLNIGSGRIVYQELTKITKSIENEEFFNKKEFLQAIDNVKKNKSKLHIMGLLSDGGVHSHNTHLYALLELCKRQSLEDVYIHVFLDGRDVPPTIGKKHLEELEEKITEIGVGHIATVSGRYYAMDRDNRWERTKLAYEAMVLGKGKKDTSPIEAVQKSYDEGINDEFVIPTVITQNDKPVATIDSGDSVIFFNFRPDRARQITRAIVDDEFEGFQREKVVDAFFVTMTEYDKTIKNVYVAFKPEKPENTLGEYISKLGFNQLRIAETEKYAHVTFFFNGGREEPYENEDRVLIPSPKVATYDLKPEMSAIEVKDEVLNRLNMNKYHLIILNFANPDMVGHTGVVEAAIKAVETVDYCLGEIIDLLLKKGGKALITADHGNVEMMIDEKDGSPITSHTTNKVPLIMVGERENIELREGILADIAPTLLDMMGLKKPKEMTGNSLIIN; encoded by the coding sequence ATGATCAAACCAACAATGTTGATAATATTAGATGGTTGGGGATTAGGAAAAGAATATGAAGGAAATGCTATATATTTAGCCGATACTCCAAATTTTGATAGATATTTAAAAAAATATCCAAATACAAAATTGGAAGCTAGTGGTATGGCGGTGGGATTACCAGATGGTCAAATGGGGAATTCAGAGGTTGGACATTTAAATATAGGCTCTGGTAGGATAGTATATCAAGAATTGACCAAGATAACTAAGTCCATAGAAAATGAGGAATTTTTCAATAAGAAGGAATTTCTACAAGCTATAGATAATGTTAAAAAAAACAAATCAAAACTTCATATAATGGGTTTATTATCAGATGGTGGAGTACATTCCCATAATACCCACTTATATGCATTATTAGAATTATGCAAAAGGCAAAGCTTAGAAGATGTATATATTCATGTTTTCCTAGATGGAAGGGATGTACCCCCAACTATTGGAAAAAAACATTTAGAAGAATTAGAAGAAAAAATTACAGAGATTGGTGTAGGACATATTGCAACAGTATCAGGTAGATATTATGCTATGGATAGGGATAATAGATGGGAAAGAACTAAGCTTGCTTATGAGGCTATGGTTTTAGGCAAAGGGAAAAAAGACACTTCTCCAATAGAGGCTGTACAAAAATCTTATGATGAAGGAATAAATGATGAATTTGTGATACCAACAGTAATTACTCAAAATGATAAACCTGTGGCTACTATAGATAGTGGAGATTCGGTTATATTTTTTAATTTTAGACCTGATAGGGCTAGACAAATAACCAGAGCTATTGTAGATGATGAGTTTGAAGGTTTTCAAAGAGAAAAAGTAGTAGATGCTTTTTTTGTTACTATGACTGAATATGACAAAACTATAAAAAATGTCTATGTTGCTTTTAAGCCAGAAAAACCAGAAAACACTTTAGGAGAATATATAAGTAAATTAGGATTTAATCAGTTGAGAATTGCAGAAACAGAAAAATATGCTCATGTAACATTTTTCTTTAATGGAGGAAGAGAAGAACCTTATGAAAATGAGGATAGAGTATTAATTCCATCTCCTAAAGTAGCTACTTATGATTTAAAGCCAGAAATGAGTGCTATAGAAGTAAAAGATGAAGTGTTAAATAGATTAAATATGAATAAATATCATCTAATAATATTAAACTTTGCAAATCCTGACATGGTGGGGCATACAGGAGTAGTAGAAGCAGCAATAAAAGCTGTAGAAACAGTGGATTACTGTTTAGGTGAAATAATTGATTTACTTTTAAAAAAGGGAGGCAAAGCTTTAATAACTGCTGATCATGGTAATGTGGAGATGATGATAGATGAAAAGGATGGTAGCCCTATTACTTCTCACACTACTAACAAAGTGCCACTAATAATGGTTGGAGAAAGAGAAAATATTGAATTAAGAGAAGGTATATTAGCAGATATAGCACCTACTTTATTAGATATGATGGGACTGAAAAAGCCAAAGGAAATGACTGGTAACAGTTTGATAATCAATTAA
- a CDS encoding EamA family transporter produces MWKLYAILSALFAALTSILAKIGIKGVDSNLATAIRTVVIIFLSWGIVFLTGAQSGIKDLTKQNWIFLILSGIATGLSWMFYYKAISIGDVSKVAPIDKSSIVLTLILSFLILGEKFTLKTIIASVLIIAGTFVMLL; encoded by the coding sequence ATGTGGAAATTATATGCGATTTTATCTGCATTATTTGCAGCTTTAACTTCAATCCTTGCTAAAATTGGTATAAAGGGAGTCGATTCTAATCTTGCTACAGCAATTCGTACTGTTGTTATTATATTTTTATCATGGGGAATTGTATTTTTAACAGGAGCACAGTCTGGAATTAAAGATTTAACTAAGCAAAATTGGATATTTTTAATATTATCAGGGATTGCAACTGGATTATCTTGGATGTTTTATTATAAAGCTATATCTATTGGAGATGTATCAAAGGTAGCACCTATTGACAAATCTAGTATAGTTCTTACTTTAATATTATCTTTTTTAATATTAGGGGAAAAATTTACTTTAAAAACTATAATAGCAAGTGTACTTATAATAGCAGGAACATTTGTGATGTTACTGTAA
- a CDS encoding methylated-DNA--[protein]-cysteine S-methyltransferase, which produces MKIVYDTYDSPIGLIHVVVDEIGVKKVSLFKEDWEDYLTENADIKLDKQTCKDVVIQLDEYFNKKRKNFQLPLSIEGTEFRIKVWNALGEIPYGEVRSYLQIAEAIGNPKAVRAVGQANKANQLPIIIPCHRVIGKNGDLVGFAGDKINVKRFLLELEGAIKI; this is translated from the coding sequence ATGAAAATTGTTTATGATACATATGATTCACCAATAGGACTGATTCATGTAGTAGTAGATGAAATTGGGGTTAAAAAAGTATCTCTTTTTAAAGAGGATTGGGAAGATTATTTAACAGAAAATGCAGATATTAAATTAGATAAACAAACTTGCAAAGATGTTGTTATTCAATTAGATGAATACTTTAATAAAAAGAGAAAAAATTTTCAACTACCCTTATCTATTGAAGGTACAGAATTTAGAATTAAGGTTTGGAATGCATTAGGAGAGATACCTTATGGTGAGGTTAGAAGCTACTTACAAATAGCAGAAGCAATAGGAAATCCTAAAGCTGTAAGAGCAGTAGGACAAGCAAATAAAGCCAATCAATTACCAATAATTATCCCTTGCCATAGAGTAATAGGTAAAAATGGAGATTTAGTAGGTTTTGCTGGAGATAAAATAAATGTGAAAAGATTTCTACTTGAGTTAGAAGGGGCAATAAAAATATAA
- a CDS encoding nucleotidyltransferase domain-containing protein produces the protein MYGLLERDFKFILKAINGYPEIEEVIIFESRAMENYKKGLGIDLALKGEKFKHHSYRQCGKNNLGKVSLFERILNCNKLIGN, from the coding sequence ATGTATGGATTATTAGAAAGAGACTTTAAATTTATATTAAAAGCTATTAATGGGTATCCAGAAATAGAAGAAGTTATTATTTTTGAAAGTAGGGCAATGGAGAATTATAAAAAAGGTCTTGGTATCGACCTAGCCCTTAAAGGAGAAAAATTTAAACATCATTCATATAGACAGTGTGGGAAAAATAATTTGGGAAAAGTAAGCCTCTTTGAGAGGATTTTAAATTGTAATAAACTCATAGGTAATTAG
- the tpiA gene encoding triose-phosphate isomerase, with product MRKPIIAGNWKMNNTISQSLKLINEIKSYNLNENVEVVVCVSFTSLYEVKKELKGTNIKLGAQNMHWEDSGAYTGEISPLMLKEIGIDYCIIGHSERRQYFNETDETVNKKIKSALRHGIKPIVCVGETLEDREKAKEKEIVKEQVLKALEGINKKEEIENIVIAYEPIWAIGTGKTASSDDANEMCGFIRNTISKKYGVDISKNIRIQYGGSVKPNNIKELMDKEEIDGALVGGASLNASDFVKLINY from the coding sequence ATGCGTAAACCAATTATTGCAGGGAATTGGAAAATGAATAATACTATATCCCAATCCCTAAAATTAATTAATGAAATTAAAAGCTATAATTTAAATGAAAATGTAGAAGTTGTAGTATGCGTTTCATTTACTAGTTTATATGAGGTAAAAAAAGAGTTAAAAGGAACTAATATAAAATTAGGTGCTCAAAACATGCACTGGGAAGATAGTGGAGCTTATACTGGAGAGATATCCCCTTTAATGCTAAAAGAAATAGGGATAGATTATTGTATAATAGGACATTCTGAGAGAAGGCAGTATTTTAATGAAACTGATGAAACTGTAAACAAAAAGATTAAATCAGCATTAAGACATGGCATTAAACCTATAGTATGTGTAGGAGAAACTTTAGAAGATAGAGAAAAGGCTAAAGAAAAAGAAATAGTTAAAGAACAAGTATTAAAAGCTTTGGAAGGTATAAATAAAAAAGAGGAAATTGAAAATATAGTTATTGCATATGAGCCAATTTGGGCTATAGGTACAGGAAAAACTGCATCTAGTGATGATGCCAATGAAATGTGTGGTTTTATTAGAAACACGATTTCTAAAAAATATGGTGTAGATATAAGTAAAAATATAAGAATCCAGTATGGAGGCAGTGTAAAACCTAATAATATAAAGGAATTAATGGATAAAGAGGAGATAGATGGAGCATTAGTTGGAGGTGCAAGCCTTAATGCTTCTGATTTTGTAAAATTAATAAACTATTAG
- a CDS encoding HI0074 family nucleotidyltransferase substrate-binding subunit, translated as METELERAGIIQLFEISFELSWKLMKGYLEFQQLIVKSLREAIKQAYQIELIDHGHTWIDALADRNLTVHTYDEDLVKKWLKIFPLFTIHNLRNYMKNWLRN; from the coding sequence ATTGAGACAGAGTTGGAACGAGCAGGTATTATCCAATTATTTGAAATCTCATTTGAGCTCTCATGGAAACTCATGAAAGGTTATCTAGAATTCCAACAATTAATTGTGAAAAGTCTAAGGGAAGCAATTAAACAGGCTTATCAGATAGAATTAATTGATCATGGGCATACTTGGATTGATGCTTTAGCAGACAGAAACTTAACAGTCCATACTTATGATGAGGACTTAGTGAAAAAATGGTTGAAGATATTTCCACTATTTACTATCCACAACTTAAGAAATTATATGAAAAATTGGTTAAGGAACTAA
- the eno gene encoding phosphopyruvate hydratase: protein MSLITDVYAREVLDSRGNPTVEVEVWTELDAHGRALVPSGASTGAFEAVELRDGDKERYLGKGVMKAVDNVNNIIAEEIIGMDVYDQVGIDMTLIELDGTENKGKLGANAILGVSLAVARAAANELGMPLFNYIGGVNAKVLPVPMMNILNGGEHADNNVDIQEFMIMPVGAVNFKEALRMGAEIFHNLKAVLKSKGLNTAVGDEGGFAPNLTSNEEALKTIVEAIEKAGYKPGEDVYLALDVAATEIYDEEKRIYKLEGENRELTVDEMIDYYVELVEKYPIISIEDGLAEEDWDGWKKLTERLGNKIQLVGDDLFVTNTKRLEKGIELGVSNSVLVKLNQIGTLTETLNTIEMAKVHGYTAVVSHRSGETEDTTIADLVVATNAGQIKTGAPSRTDRVAKYNQLLRIEDFLGATGEYRGKKAFYNIKK from the coding sequence ATGAGTTTAATAACAGATGTATATGCTAGAGAAGTATTAGATTCTAGAGGAAATCCAACGGTAGAAGTAGAAGTTTGGACAGAATTAGATGCACATGGAAGAGCTTTAGTGCCATCAGGAGCAAGTACTGGAGCTTTTGAAGCTGTGGAATTAAGGGACGGAGACAAAGAAAGATATTTAGGTAAAGGAGTTATGAAAGCTGTAGATAATGTTAATAACATAATTGCAGAAGAGATTATTGGAATGGATGTATATGACCAAGTTGGTATAGATATGACTCTTATAGAATTAGATGGAACAGAAAACAAGGGAAAACTTGGAGCAAATGCTATCCTTGGTGTATCCTTAGCAGTAGCAAGAGCAGCAGCTAATGAATTGGGAATGCCTTTATTTAATTATATAGGAGGAGTAAATGCAAAAGTATTACCTGTTCCTATGATGAATATTTTAAATGGTGGAGAACATGCGGATAATAATGTTGACATTCAAGAATTTATGATAATGCCTGTAGGAGCAGTTAATTTTAAAGAAGCTTTGAGGATGGGAGCAGAGATATTTCATAATTTAAAAGCAGTATTGAAATCTAAAGGTTTAAATACTGCGGTGGGAGATGAAGGTGGTTTTGCACCAAATTTAACCAGTAATGAAGAAGCTTTAAAAACCATAGTTGAAGCCATAGAAAAAGCAGGATATAAACCAGGTGAAGATGTATATTTAGCATTAGACGTAGCAGCTACTGAGATATATGATGAAGAGAAAAGGATATATAAACTAGAAGGAGAAAATAGGGAATTAACAGTAGATGAGATGATAGATTACTATGTAGAATTAGTAGAAAAATATCCAATTATATCTATAGAAGATGGTCTAGCAGAAGAAGATTGGGATGGATGGAAAAAGCTAACAGAGAGATTAGGAAATAAAATTCAATTAGTAGGAGATGACCTATTTGTTACCAATACTAAACGTTTAGAAAAAGGAATTGAATTAGGAGTATCTAATTCTGTATTGGTTAAATTAAATCAAATAGGTACGTTAACTGAAACACTGAATACTATTGAAATGGCAAAAGTTCATGGATATACAGCAGTAGTATCCCATAGATCTGGAGAAACAGAAGATACTACTATAGCTGATTTAGTAGTGGCAACTAATGCAGGACAGATAAAAACTGGAGCTCCTTCTAGAACAGATAGAGTAGCAAAATACAATCAACTATTAAGAATTGAAGACTTTTTAGGAGCTACTGGTGAATATAGAGGTAAAAAAGCTTTTTATAATATAAAGAAATAG